The Manis javanica isolate MJ-LG chromosome 4, MJ_LKY, whole genome shotgun sequence genome contains a region encoding:
- the AMPD2 gene encoding AMP deaminase 2 isoform X4, translated as MWQSQAQLVRLRLPPPSPRPEPWHPIHPAPANPRPSTPLRSGPPCRPPLQYQELFSRSLAESELRSAPYEFPEESPIEQLEERRQRLERQISQDVKLEPDILLRAKQDFLKTDSDSDLQLYKEQGDGQGDWGLRERDMVLEREFQRVTISGEEKCGVPFTDLLDAAKSVVRALFIREKYMALSLQSFCPTTRRYLQQLAEKPLETRNYEQGPDTPVSADAPVHPPALEQHPYEHCEPSTMPADLGLGLRMVQGVVHVYTRREADAHCSEVELPYPNLQEFVADVNVLMALIINGPIKSFCYRRLQYLSSKFQMHVLLNEMKELAAQKKVPHRDFYNIRKVDTHIHASSCMNQKHLLRFIKRAMKRHLEEIVHVEQGREQTLREVFESMNLTAYDLSVDTLDVHADRNTFHRFDKFNAKYNPIGESVLREIFIKTDNRVSGKYFAHIIKEVMSDLEESKYQNAELRLSIYGRSRDEWDKLARWAVMHRVHSPNVRWLVQVPRLFDVYRTKGQLANFQEMLKNIFLPLFEATVHPASHPELHLFLEHVDGFDSVDDESKPENHVFNLESPLPEAWVEEDNPPYAYYLYYTFANMAMLNHLRRQRGFHTFVLRPHCGEAGPIHHLVSAFMLAENISHGLLLRKVRAPVLQYLYYLAQIGIAMSPLSNNSLFLSYHRNPLPEYLSRGLMVSLSTDDPLQFHFTKEPLMEEYSIATQVWKLSSCDMCELARNSVLMSGFSHKVKSHWLGPNYTKEGPEGNDIRRTNVPDIRVGYRYETLCQELALITQAVQSEMLETIPEEVGIITSPGP; from the exons AtgtggcagagccaggcccagCTAGTGCGGCTCAGACTCCCCCCGCCGTCCCCGCGGCCGGAGCCATGGCATCCTATCCATCCGGCCCCGGCAAACCCAAGGCCAAGTACCCCTTTAAGAAGCGGGCCACCCTGCAGGCCTCCTCTGCAGTACCAG gAGCTGTTCAGCCGCTCCCTGGCTGAGAGCGAGCTCCGCAGTGCCCCTTACGAGTTCCCTGAGGAGAGTCCTATTGAGCAGCTGGAGGAGCGGAGGCAGCGCCTGGAGCGGCAGATCAGCCAGGATGTCAA GCTGGAGCCGGACATCCTACTTCGGGCCAAGCAAGATTTCCTGAAGACAGACAGTGACTCGGACCTCCA GCTCTACAAGGAGCAGGGTGATGGCCAGGGTGACTGGGGCCTGCGGGAGCGTGACATGGTGCTGGAACGGGAATTTCAGCGGGTCACCATCTCTGGAGAGGAGAAGTGTGGG GTGCCATTCACAGACCTGCTGGACGCAGCCAAGAGTGTGGTGCGGGCACTCTTTATCCGGGAGAAGTACATGGCCCTGTCACTGCAGAGCTTCTGCCCCACCACCCGCCGGTACCTGCAGCAGCTGGCTGAGAAGCCTCTGGAGACTCGGAACTATGAGCAGGGCCCTGACACCCCTGTTTCTGCCG ATGCCCCGGTGCACCCCCCTGCACTGGAGCAGCACCCGTATGAGCACTGTGAGCCAAGCACCATGCCTGCGGACCTGGGCTTGGGTCTGCGCATGGTGCAGGGCGTGGTGCATGTCTACACCCGCAGGGAAGCTGACGCACA TTGCTCAGAGGTGGAGCTGCCATACCCCAACCTGCAGGAATTTGTGGCTGATGTCAATGTGCTGATGGCCCTGATTATCAATGGCCCCAT AAAGTCTTTCTGCTACCGCCGACTACAGTATCTGAGCTCCAAGTTCCAGATGCATGTGCTGCTCAATGAGATGAAGGAGCTGGCTGCCCAGAAGAAGGTGCCACACCGAGATTTCTACAACATCCGCAAG GTGGACACGCACATCCACGCCTCGTCCTGCATGAACCAAAAACATCTGCTGCGCTTCATCAAACGGGCAATGAAGCGGCACCTGGAAGAGATCGTGCACGTAGAGCAGGGCCGGGAGCAGACGCTGCGGGAGGTCTTTGAGAGCATGAATCTCACTGCCTATGACCTGAGTGTGGACACGCTCGATGTGCACGCG GACAGGAACACCTTCCATCGCTTTGACAAGTTTAATGCCAAATACAACCCTATTGGGGAGTCTGTCCTCCGAGAGATCTTCATTAAGACCGACAACAGAGTTTCTGGGAAGTATTTTGCTCACATCATCAAG GAGGTGATGTCGGACCTGGAGGAGAGCAAGTACCAGAACGCAGAGCTGCGGCTCTCCATCTATGGACGCTCAAGGGATGAGTGGGACAAGCTTGCACGCTGGGCCGTGATGCACCGTGTACACTCTCCCAATGTGCGCTGGCTCGTGCAGGTGCCCCGCCTCTT TGATGTGTACCGTACCAAGGGCCAGCTAGCCAACTTCCAGGAGATGCTGAAGAACATCTTCCTGCCGCTGTTTGAGGCCACCGTGCACCCTGCCAGCCACCCAGAGCTGCACCTCTTCTTAGAGCAC GTGGATGGCTTTGATAGCGTGGATGATGAGTCCAAGCCTGAGAACCACGTCTTCAACCTGGAGAGTCCCCTCCCTGAGGCTTGGGTGGAGGAGGACAACCCGCCCTACGCCTACTACCTATACTACACCTTTGCCAACATGGCCATGCTGAACCACCTGCGCAG GCAGAGGGGCTTCCACACATTTGTGCTGAGGCCACACTGTGGAGAGGCTGGGCCCATCCACCACCTGGTGTCCGCCTTCATGCTGGCTGAGAATATCTCTCATGGGCTGCTTCTGCGCAAGGTCAGG GCCCCGGTCCTGCAGTACCTGTATTACCTGGCCCAAATTGGCATCGCCATGTCCCCACTCAGCAACAACAGCCTCTTCCTCAGCTACCACCGGAACCCGCTACCCGAGTACCTGTCCCGTGGCCTCATGGTTTCGCTGTCCACTGATGATCCGCTGCAGTTCCACTTCACCAAG GAGCCACTAATGGAGGAGTACAGCATCGCCACCCAGGTGTGGAAGCTCAGCTCCTGTGACATGTGTGAGCTGGCACGCAACAGTGTGCTCATGAGCGGCTTCTCCCACAAG GTGAAGAGTCACTGGCTGGGACCCAACTATACCAAGGAGGGCCCCGAGGGCAACGACATCCGCCGCACCAACGTGCCAGACATCCGTGTGGGCTACCGCTATGAGACTCTGTGCCAGGAGCTGGCGCTCATCACTCAGGCTGTGCAAAGTGAGATGCTGGAGACCATCCCAGAGGAGGTGGGCATCATCACAAGCCCCGGGCCTTAG
- the AMPD2 gene encoding AMP deaminase 2 isoform X5 gives MWQSQAQLVRLRLPPPSPRPEPWHPIHPAPANPRPSTPLRSGPPCRPPLQYQELFSRSLAESELRSAPYEFPEESPIEQLEERRQRLERQISQDVKLEPDILLRAKQDFLKTDSDSDLQLYKEQGDGQGDWGLRERDMVLEREFQRVTISGEEKCGVPFTDLLDAAKSVVRALFIREKYMALSLQSFCPTTRRYLQQLAEKPLETRNYEQGPDTPVSADAPVHPPALEQHPYEHCEPSTMPADLGLGLRMVQGVVHVYTRREADAHCSEVELPYPNLQEFVADVNVLMALIINGPIKSFCYRRLQYLSSKFQMHVLLNEMKELAAQKKVPHRDFYNIRKVDTHIHASSCMNQKHLLRFIKRAMKRHLEEIVHVEQGREQTLREVFESMNLTAYDLSVDTLDVHADRNTFHRFDKFNAKYNPIGESVLREIFIKTDNRVSGKYFAHIIKEVMSDLEESKYQNAELRLSIYGRSRDEWDKLARWAVMHRVHSPNVRWLVQVPRLFDVYRTKGQLANFQEMLKNIFLPLFEATVHPASHPELHLFLEHVDGFDSVDDESKPENHVFNLESPLPEAWVEEDNPPYAYYLYYTFANMAMLNHLRRQRGFHTFVLRPHCGEAGPIHHLVSAFMLAENISHGLLLRKAPVLQYLYYLAQIGIAMSPLSNNSLFLSYHRNPLPEYLSRGLMVSLSTDDPLQFHFTKEPLMEEYSIATQVWKLSSCDMCELARNSVLMSGFSHKVKSHWLGPNYTKEGPEGNDIRRTNVPDIRVGYRYETLCQELALITQAVQSEMLETIPEEVGIITSPGP, from the exons AtgtggcagagccaggcccagCTAGTGCGGCTCAGACTCCCCCCGCCGTCCCCGCGGCCGGAGCCATGGCATCCTATCCATCCGGCCCCGGCAAACCCAAGGCCAAGTACCCCTTTAAGAAGCGGGCCACCCTGCAGGCCTCCTCTGCAGTACCAG gAGCTGTTCAGCCGCTCCCTGGCTGAGAGCGAGCTCCGCAGTGCCCCTTACGAGTTCCCTGAGGAGAGTCCTATTGAGCAGCTGGAGGAGCGGAGGCAGCGCCTGGAGCGGCAGATCAGCCAGGATGTCAA GCTGGAGCCGGACATCCTACTTCGGGCCAAGCAAGATTTCCTGAAGACAGACAGTGACTCGGACCTCCA GCTCTACAAGGAGCAGGGTGATGGCCAGGGTGACTGGGGCCTGCGGGAGCGTGACATGGTGCTGGAACGGGAATTTCAGCGGGTCACCATCTCTGGAGAGGAGAAGTGTGGG GTGCCATTCACAGACCTGCTGGACGCAGCCAAGAGTGTGGTGCGGGCACTCTTTATCCGGGAGAAGTACATGGCCCTGTCACTGCAGAGCTTCTGCCCCACCACCCGCCGGTACCTGCAGCAGCTGGCTGAGAAGCCTCTGGAGACTCGGAACTATGAGCAGGGCCCTGACACCCCTGTTTCTGCCG ATGCCCCGGTGCACCCCCCTGCACTGGAGCAGCACCCGTATGAGCACTGTGAGCCAAGCACCATGCCTGCGGACCTGGGCTTGGGTCTGCGCATGGTGCAGGGCGTGGTGCATGTCTACACCCGCAGGGAAGCTGACGCACA TTGCTCAGAGGTGGAGCTGCCATACCCCAACCTGCAGGAATTTGTGGCTGATGTCAATGTGCTGATGGCCCTGATTATCAATGGCCCCAT AAAGTCTTTCTGCTACCGCCGACTACAGTATCTGAGCTCCAAGTTCCAGATGCATGTGCTGCTCAATGAGATGAAGGAGCTGGCTGCCCAGAAGAAGGTGCCACACCGAGATTTCTACAACATCCGCAAG GTGGACACGCACATCCACGCCTCGTCCTGCATGAACCAAAAACATCTGCTGCGCTTCATCAAACGGGCAATGAAGCGGCACCTGGAAGAGATCGTGCACGTAGAGCAGGGCCGGGAGCAGACGCTGCGGGAGGTCTTTGAGAGCATGAATCTCACTGCCTATGACCTGAGTGTGGACACGCTCGATGTGCACGCG GACAGGAACACCTTCCATCGCTTTGACAAGTTTAATGCCAAATACAACCCTATTGGGGAGTCTGTCCTCCGAGAGATCTTCATTAAGACCGACAACAGAGTTTCTGGGAAGTATTTTGCTCACATCATCAAG GAGGTGATGTCGGACCTGGAGGAGAGCAAGTACCAGAACGCAGAGCTGCGGCTCTCCATCTATGGACGCTCAAGGGATGAGTGGGACAAGCTTGCACGCTGGGCCGTGATGCACCGTGTACACTCTCCCAATGTGCGCTGGCTCGTGCAGGTGCCCCGCCTCTT TGATGTGTACCGTACCAAGGGCCAGCTAGCCAACTTCCAGGAGATGCTGAAGAACATCTTCCTGCCGCTGTTTGAGGCCACCGTGCACCCTGCCAGCCACCCAGAGCTGCACCTCTTCTTAGAGCAC GTGGATGGCTTTGATAGCGTGGATGATGAGTCCAAGCCTGAGAACCACGTCTTCAACCTGGAGAGTCCCCTCCCTGAGGCTTGGGTGGAGGAGGACAACCCGCCCTACGCCTACTACCTATACTACACCTTTGCCAACATGGCCATGCTGAACCACCTGCGCAG GCAGAGGGGCTTCCACACATTTGTGCTGAGGCCACACTGTGGAGAGGCTGGGCCCATCCACCACCTGGTGTCCGCCTTCATGCTGGCTGAGAATATCTCTCATGGGCTGCTTCTGCGCAAG GCCCCGGTCCTGCAGTACCTGTATTACCTGGCCCAAATTGGCATCGCCATGTCCCCACTCAGCAACAACAGCCTCTTCCTCAGCTACCACCGGAACCCGCTACCCGAGTACCTGTCCCGTGGCCTCATGGTTTCGCTGTCCACTGATGATCCGCTGCAGTTCCACTTCACCAAG GAGCCACTAATGGAGGAGTACAGCATCGCCACCCAGGTGTGGAAGCTCAGCTCCTGTGACATGTGTGAGCTGGCACGCAACAGTGTGCTCATGAGCGGCTTCTCCCACAAG GTGAAGAGTCACTGGCTGGGACCCAACTATACCAAGGAGGGCCCCGAGGGCAACGACATCCGCCGCACCAACGTGCCAGACATCCGTGTGGGCTACCGCTATGAGACTCTGTGCCAGGAGCTGGCGCTCATCACTCAGGCTGTGCAAAGTGAGATGCTGGAGACCATCCCAGAGGAGGTGGGCATCATCACAAGCCCCGGGCCTTAG
- the AMPD2 gene encoding AMP deaminase 2 isoform X3: MRAGLYPSRGLISTPKPSYPLCRTPGIEEGRGGIRGGDGGSLPRGCLDNIRNRGQGLFRLRGLCFLHQSLPLGAGRRKGLDVAEPGPASAAQTPPAVPAAGAMASYPSGPGKPKAKYPFKKRATLQASSAVPEARGGLGAPPLQSARSLPGPAPCLKHFPLDLRTSMDGKCKEIAEELFSRSLAESELRSAPYEFPEESPIEQLEERRQRLERQISQDVKLEPDILLRAKQDFLKTDSDSDLQLYKEQGDGQGDWGLRERDMVLEREFQRVTISGEEKCGVPFTDLLDAAKSVVRALFIREKYMALSLQSFCPTTRRYLQQLAEKPLETRNYEQGPDTPVSADAPVHPPALEQHPYEHCEPSTMPADLGLGLRMVQGVVHVYTRREADAHCSEVELPYPNLQEFVADVNVLMALIINGPIKSFCYRRLQYLSSKFQMHVLLNEMKELAAQKKVPHRDFYNIRKDRNTFHRFDKFNAKYNPIGESVLREIFIKTDNRVSGKYFAHIIKEVMSDLEESKYQNAELRLSIYGRSRDEWDKLARWAVMHRVHSPNVRWLVQVPRLFDVYRTKGQLANFQEMLKNIFLPLFEATVHPASHPELHLFLEHVDGFDSVDDESKPENHVFNLESPLPEAWVEEDNPPYAYYLYYTFANMAMLNHLRRQRGFHTFVLRPHCGEAGPIHHLVSAFMLAENISHGLLLRKVRAPVLQYLYYLAQIGIAMSPLSNNSLFLSYHRNPLPEYLSRGLMVSLSTDDPLQFHFTKEPLMEEYSIATQVWKLSSCDMCELARNSVLMSGFSHKVKSHWLGPNYTKEGPEGNDIRRTNVPDIRVGYRYETLCQELALITQAVQSEMLETIPEEVGIITSPGP, from the exons ATGAGGGCTGGGCTATACCCATCTCGTGGGCTCATCTCGACCCCCAAGCCCAGCTACCCTCTGTGCCGCACTCCAGGGAttgaagaggggaggggagggattaGAGGCGGGGATGGAGGCTCCCTTCCCAGAGGTTGCCTAGACAACATCAGAAATCGTGGCCAGGGCCTCTTCCGCCTGCggggcctctgcttcctgcatCAGTCACTCCCGCTGGGGGCGGGGCGGAGGAAGGGGTTGGAtgtggcagagccaggcccagCTAGTGCGGCTCAGACTCCCCCCGCCGTCCCCGCGGCCGGAGCCATGGCATCCTATCCATCCGGCCCCGGCAAACCCAAGGCCAAGTACCCCTTTAAGAAGCGGGCCACCCTGCAGGCCTCCTCTGCAGTACCAG AGGCCCGGGGTGGGCTGGGGGCCCCTCCGCTGCAGTCGGCCCGGtccctgccaggccctgccccctgcctcaaGCACTTCCCGCTCGACCTACGCACGTCTATGGATGGCAAATGCAAAGAGATCGCCGAG gAGCTGTTCAGCCGCTCCCTGGCTGAGAGCGAGCTCCGCAGTGCCCCTTACGAGTTCCCTGAGGAGAGTCCTATTGAGCAGCTGGAGGAGCGGAGGCAGCGCCTGGAGCGGCAGATCAGCCAGGATGTCAA GCTGGAGCCGGACATCCTACTTCGGGCCAAGCAAGATTTCCTGAAGACAGACAGTGACTCGGACCTCCA GCTCTACAAGGAGCAGGGTGATGGCCAGGGTGACTGGGGCCTGCGGGAGCGTGACATGGTGCTGGAACGGGAATTTCAGCGGGTCACCATCTCTGGAGAGGAGAAGTGTGGG GTGCCATTCACAGACCTGCTGGACGCAGCCAAGAGTGTGGTGCGGGCACTCTTTATCCGGGAGAAGTACATGGCCCTGTCACTGCAGAGCTTCTGCCCCACCACCCGCCGGTACCTGCAGCAGCTGGCTGAGAAGCCTCTGGAGACTCGGAACTATGAGCAGGGCCCTGACACCCCTGTTTCTGCCG ATGCCCCGGTGCACCCCCCTGCACTGGAGCAGCACCCGTATGAGCACTGTGAGCCAAGCACCATGCCTGCGGACCTGGGCTTGGGTCTGCGCATGGTGCAGGGCGTGGTGCATGTCTACACCCGCAGGGAAGCTGACGCACA TTGCTCAGAGGTGGAGCTGCCATACCCCAACCTGCAGGAATTTGTGGCTGATGTCAATGTGCTGATGGCCCTGATTATCAATGGCCCCAT AAAGTCTTTCTGCTACCGCCGACTACAGTATCTGAGCTCCAAGTTCCAGATGCATGTGCTGCTCAATGAGATGAAGGAGCTGGCTGCCCAGAAGAAGGTGCCACACCGAGATTTCTACAACATCCGCAAG GACAGGAACACCTTCCATCGCTTTGACAAGTTTAATGCCAAATACAACCCTATTGGGGAGTCTGTCCTCCGAGAGATCTTCATTAAGACCGACAACAGAGTTTCTGGGAAGTATTTTGCTCACATCATCAAG GAGGTGATGTCGGACCTGGAGGAGAGCAAGTACCAGAACGCAGAGCTGCGGCTCTCCATCTATGGACGCTCAAGGGATGAGTGGGACAAGCTTGCACGCTGGGCCGTGATGCACCGTGTACACTCTCCCAATGTGCGCTGGCTCGTGCAGGTGCCCCGCCTCTT TGATGTGTACCGTACCAAGGGCCAGCTAGCCAACTTCCAGGAGATGCTGAAGAACATCTTCCTGCCGCTGTTTGAGGCCACCGTGCACCCTGCCAGCCACCCAGAGCTGCACCTCTTCTTAGAGCAC GTGGATGGCTTTGATAGCGTGGATGATGAGTCCAAGCCTGAGAACCACGTCTTCAACCTGGAGAGTCCCCTCCCTGAGGCTTGGGTGGAGGAGGACAACCCGCCCTACGCCTACTACCTATACTACACCTTTGCCAACATGGCCATGCTGAACCACCTGCGCAG GCAGAGGGGCTTCCACACATTTGTGCTGAGGCCACACTGTGGAGAGGCTGGGCCCATCCACCACCTGGTGTCCGCCTTCATGCTGGCTGAGAATATCTCTCATGGGCTGCTTCTGCGCAAGGTCAGG GCCCCGGTCCTGCAGTACCTGTATTACCTGGCCCAAATTGGCATCGCCATGTCCCCACTCAGCAACAACAGCCTCTTCCTCAGCTACCACCGGAACCCGCTACCCGAGTACCTGTCCCGTGGCCTCATGGTTTCGCTGTCCACTGATGATCCGCTGCAGTTCCACTTCACCAAG GAGCCACTAATGGAGGAGTACAGCATCGCCACCCAGGTGTGGAAGCTCAGCTCCTGTGACATGTGTGAGCTGGCACGCAACAGTGTGCTCATGAGCGGCTTCTCCCACAAG GTGAAGAGTCACTGGCTGGGACCCAACTATACCAAGGAGGGCCCCGAGGGCAACGACATCCGCCGCACCAACGTGCCAGACATCCGTGTGGGCTACCGCTATGAGACTCTGTGCCAGGAGCTGGCGCTCATCACTCAGGCTGTGCAAAGTGAGATGCTGGAGACCATCCCAGAGGAGGTGGGCATCATCACAAGCCCCGGGCCTTAG